The following coding sequences are from one Shumkonia mesophila window:
- a CDS encoding LON peptidase substrate-binding domain-containing protein: MTAGIPDSSGPALPENLPIFPLGGALLLPRAKLPLNIFEPRYLTMVEDALAGLRTIGMVQPRGAFEHPVPDDAPIYDIGCAGRITSFSETDDGRYLITLSGISRFVVTRELAMVRGYRRAAVDYRRFADDLAEETGHVAGRERLLATVRAFFAKNGMEADWPALEAIADDTLVSALAMVCPLEPTEKQALLECRGLAERGEFLLNLLEIVTRAGDEETSKLRH; the protein is encoded by the coding sequence ATGACCGCCGGCATTCCCGACAGCAGCGGTCCGGCGCTGCCCGAAAACCTTCCCATCTTCCCGCTGGGCGGCGCGCTGTTGCTGCCGCGCGCCAAGCTGCCGCTCAACATCTTCGAGCCGCGCTACCTCACCATGGTCGAGGACGCGCTGGCCGGCTTGCGCACCATCGGCATGGTCCAGCCGCGCGGCGCCTTCGAACATCCGGTGCCCGACGACGCCCCCATTTACGATATCGGCTGCGCCGGGCGCATCACGTCCTTTTCCGAAACCGACGACGGGCGTTACCTGATCACGCTCTCCGGGATCAGCCGGTTCGTCGTCACCCGCGAGCTCGCGATGGTGCGCGGCTATCGCCGGGCGGCCGTCGACTACCGGCGGTTCGCCGACGATCTTGCCGAGGAGACCGGCCATGTGGCGGGGCGCGAGCGCCTGCTGGCCACGGTGCGCGCCTTCTTCGCCAAGAACGGCATGGAGGCGGACTGGCCGGCCCTGGAGGCGATCGCCGACGACACCCTGGTCAGCGCGCTGGCCATGGTCTGCCCGCTGGAGCCGACCGAGAAGCAGGCCCTGCTCGAATGCCGGGGCCTGGCGGAACGCGGAGAGTTCCTGTTGAATCTGCTTGAAATCGTGACGCGCGCGGGCGATGAGGAGACATCCAAGCTTCGCCATTGA
- a CDS encoding DUF971 domain-containing protein, producing the protein MSGFGMRHRPAEIRLKKEERALEVDFEDGQRFRYPAEYLRVESPSAEVQGHGQDKRIVPGRKLVAITRLEPVGNYAIRIAFDDLHDTGIYSWDTLYDLGARHDEIWQTYLDALAALGLSRDP; encoded by the coding sequence ATGAGCGGCTTCGGCATGCGCCACAGGCCGGCCGAGATCCGCCTCAAGAAGGAGGAGCGGGCGCTCGAAGTCGACTTCGAGGACGGCCAGCGCTTCCGCTATCCGGCCGAATATCTTCGGGTCGAAAGCCCGTCGGCCGAGGTGCAGGGCCACGGCCAGGACAAGCGCATCGTCCCCGGCCGCAAGCTGGTGGCGATCACCCGGCTGGAGCCGGTCGGCAACTACGCCATCCGCATCGCCTTCGACGACCTGCACGACACCGGCATCTATTCGTGGGACACCCTTTACGACCTCGGGGCGCGCCACGACGAGATCTGGCAGACCTATCTCGACGCCCTGGCCGCCCTCGGCCTCAGCCGCGACCCGTAA
- a CDS encoding Trm112 family protein, producing MSQRTVDPKLLEILVCPLTKGPLRYDAEAQELISDQAQLAYPIRDGIPIMLVDEARPLDGNPVGVRSKAP from the coding sequence ATGAGCCAGAGAACCGTCGACCCCAAACTGCTTGAAATCCTGGTCTGCCCGCTGACCAAGGGGCCGCTGCGCTATGACGCCGAGGCCCAGGAGCTGATCAGCGACCAGGCCCAGCTGGCCTATCCGATCCGCGACGGCATCCCGATCATGCTGGTCGACGAGGCGCGGCCGCTCGACGGCAATCCCGTGGGCGTCCGGAGCAAGGCCCCATGA
- a CDS encoding prolyl-tRNA synthetase associated domain-containing protein has translation MPARPEDLFARLAELGIATETHRHPPVFTVEEAKRLRGDIAGAHCKNLLLIDHKGLLWLVVAREDTPLDMKALRGRLGSGRLSFAKPERLREALGVGPGEVTPFALINDGARAVRVALERGMMEGTGPLNFHPLTNAATTSIAADGLLAFIRAGGHEPLVVDL, from the coding sequence ATGCCCGCCCGCCCCGAAGACCTGTTCGCCCGCCTGGCCGAGCTGGGCATCGCCACCGAGACCCACCGCCACCCGCCGGTGTTCACGGTGGAAGAAGCCAAGCGGCTGCGCGGCGACATCGCCGGCGCCCATTGCAAGAACCTGCTGCTGATCGACCACAAGGGCCTGCTGTGGCTGGTGGTGGCCCGCGAGGACACGCCGCTTGACATGAAGGCGCTGCGCGGCCGGCTCGGCTCGGGGCGGCTGTCCTTCGCCAAGCCCGAACGCCTGCGCGAGGCGCTGGGCGTCGGCCCCGGCGAGGTGACGCCGTTCGCGCTGATCAACGACGGTGCGCGGGCGGTACGCGTCGCCCTCGAACGGGGGATGATGGAGGGGACGGGGCCGCTCAATTTCCATCCGCTGACCAATGCCGCCACCACGTCCATCGCCGCCGACGGCCTCTTGGCCTTCATCCGCGCCGGCGGCCACGAGCCCTTGGTCGTCGACCTCTGA
- a CDS encoding co-chaperone YbbN translates to MAFILDPSAPTPAAGTTGGNGDLVKEGSTATFVADVIEASMEAPVIVDFWAPWCGPCKTLGPALEKAVRLAGGLVRLVKINVDENQDLAAQMNVRSVPSVFGFRQGRPVDGFAGAVPESQIKSFIDRLTGGAKPPLEEALEMARAALDSGDPAGASQVFAQVLAHDPTHPGAVAGMIRCLVATGDLKEARQAVGRLPAELAANNEVAAAVSALDLAEQAGGAGNVDTFKRRLEAEPNDHQARLDLAMALYAGGQAEAAIEELLELIRRDRAWNEDAGRKQLVKLFDALGPAHPLTATGRRRLSSILFS, encoded by the coding sequence ATGGCCTTCATCCTTGACCCCAGCGCGCCGACGCCGGCCGCGGGCACGACGGGCGGCAACGGCGATCTCGTCAAGGAGGGCAGCACCGCCACCTTCGTCGCCGACGTCATCGAGGCGTCGATGGAGGCGCCTGTCATCGTCGACTTCTGGGCACCGTGGTGCGGCCCCTGCAAGACCCTGGGCCCGGCCCTGGAAAAGGCGGTGCGCCTGGCCGGCGGGCTGGTGCGCCTGGTCAAGATCAACGTCGACGAGAACCAGGACCTGGCGGCGCAGATGAACGTCCGCTCGGTCCCCTCGGTGTTCGGCTTCCGCCAGGGCCGCCCGGTGGACGGCTTCGCCGGCGCCGTGCCGGAAAGCCAGATCAAAAGCTTCATCGACCGCCTGACCGGCGGTGCCAAGCCGCCCCTCGAGGAGGCCCTGGAGATGGCCCGCGCCGCCCTGGATTCCGGCGACCCGGCCGGCGCCAGCCAGGTGTTCGCCCAGGTCCTGGCGCACGACCCGACCCACCCCGGGGCCGTCGCCGGGATGATCCGCTGCCTGGTCGCCACCGGCGACCTCAAGGAGGCCCGCCAGGCCGTCGGCCGCCTGCCCGCCGAACTGGCCGCGAACAACGAGGTGGCGGCGGCGGTTTCGGCGCTCGATCTGGCCGAGCAGGCCGGCGGCGCCGGGAACGTCGACACCTTCAAGCGGCGCCTGGAGGCCGAGCCCAACGATCATCAGGCCCGCCTCGACCTGGCGATGGCGCTTTACGCCGGCGGCCAGGCGGAGGCGGCGATCGAGGAGCTGCTGGAACTGATCCGGCGCGACCGCGCCTGGAACGAAGACGCCGGGCGCAAGCAGCTGGTCAAGCTTTTCGACGCGCTGGGGCCGGCCCATCCGCTGACGGCGACGGGCCGTCGGCGCCTGTCATCGATCCTCTTCTCATGA